One region of Zingiber officinale cultivar Zhangliang chromosome 7B, Zo_v1.1, whole genome shotgun sequence genomic DNA includes:
- the LOC122006944 gene encoding probable methyltransferase PMT11 → MEDLTSRVCWQLVKKEGYIAIWQKPFNNLCYMSRNSEVQPQLCDSDDQPNKVWYVSLKACITRLPENGYGANVSSWPARSHEPPQRLQEVDMDAYIARNDIFEAESQYWNEIVEGHVRVFHWEQWKLRNVMDMRAGFGGFAVALINKKFDCWVMNVVPISEPNTLPVIYNRGLIGVTHDWCEPFDTYPRTYDFLHASDLFSMEQKRCNISVILLEMDRILRPGGHVLIRDSKDIIGEISDITQAMNWKTDLRDTPEGPYASRRLLMCDKPFS, encoded by the exons ATGGAGGACCTTACATCTCGTGTTTGTTGGCAACTTGTGAAGAAGGAGGGCTACATAGCAATATGGCAGAAGCCTTTCAATAACTTGTGCTACATGAGTCGCAACTCTGAAGTCCAGCCTCAACTTTGTGATTCAGATGATCAGCCGAACAAAGTTTG GTATGTTAGCCTAAAAGCATGCATTACTCGCCTTCCTGAGAATGGATATGGAGCAAATGTTTCTTCCTGGCCTGCTAGGTCTCATGAGCCTCCACAAAGACTCCAAGAAGTTGACATGGATGCTTATATAGCAAGAAATGATATTTTTGAGGCAGAGTCTCAGTACTGGAATGAAATTGTGGAGGGCCATGTTCGTGTTTTTCATTGGGAACAATGGAAATTGCGAAATGTAATGGATATGAGAGCTGGATTTGGAGG GTTTGCGGTTGCACTAATCAATAAAAAATTTGATTGTTGGGTAATGAATGTAGTCCCAATCAGCGAGCCAAATACATTGCCAGTGATTTATAATCGTGGCCTTATAGGAGTGACCCATGACTG GTGTGAACCATTTGACACATATCCAAGAACTTATGACTTTTTGCACGCATCTGATCTATTCTCTATGGAGCAGAAGAG GTGCAATATCTCAGTCATTTTACTGGAGATGGATCGGATCCTCCGGCCAGGTGGGCATGTACTTATTCGTGATTCCAAAGACATCATAGGAGAGATTTCGGACATCACACAGGCTATGAACTGGAAGACTGACCTGCGTGACACTCCAGAAGGTCCATATGCTAGCAGGAGGTTATTGATGTGTGACAAGCCATTCTCCTAG